From the Daphnia magna isolate NIES linkage group LG3, ASM2063170v1.1, whole genome shotgun sequence genome, one window contains:
- the LOC116936294 gene encoding uncharacterized protein LOC116936294 encodes MPESFAKAKLEEFRHYLSLVKPDIVLLSETHWKPSFNVKFRAYHILKKDHLNRQGGGVAILIHKHLSFSPLHLTPSDTIEAIGVSIMSPTISLTDFISAYVPKGDCEVADIEELFNRPNPMVIAGDFNGHHPMWESGTHTNKAGRSMYEALLNSQTLYLITPSNLGTRFDPSTGKLSTIDLTITSPDLAIAASIKVGPSMGSDHLPLTITLNSTPARNSGQPERWIINNKKWAEWNKSLQESLEADNFISVSDPAEAAERFTKAMNVSNLLHFKKPKPFTEKPGEQSRPWWDEECNRLVKNARQAFRRWRKSPLSTNLRAEWSRAEAIKKKYIISTKKKTWETFLSNLGPEDQPRLWSFVKCMTGKGTNISADGTAINTIGGVINSPKEKTEAFLLQFGDAYPANIPTNTVFEEFINASISSPTPKILNDPITPEEIVRCLPKSKSNAVGTDLVHKLMIKNLTAKNQIYLKHLFNTLLKSAFVPPQWKQSIVIPLLKPGKPAEDPTSYRPISITSCLCKAMERLIANRLHWFLETKGLMNKDQAGFRRGCSTYDHIIQLESDIKRSFSQKQSTVAAFLDISKAYDSVWTQGLLYKTAKLGITGPVLAWLKEFLTDRSMRVRVGDQLSLPKSVENGVPQGAVLSPLLFNIMLTDFPSNPLPIKTLLYADDITIYTPSPRPSDAEDILQAALNRIFSWSRKWKFAPDKSAIVAFTRSYKPGADPLLFLNGHRIRSHPNFKFLGVWFDQKLLWKTHIEHVHKQCLNLKRLFTVVANARYGPPVDTLTLLYKSLVRSKSDYGLIAYGNASKSNLEKINVVSRAIIRTILGSKLSTPKEVLYAESGTESLAERRDWLSSKYVLNLGHKPHNPMYTAAKIEYHYTGIYP; translated from the coding sequence ATGCCAGAGTCTTTTGCAAAAGCCAAACTAGAAGAATTCCGACATTATCTTTCCTTAGTTAAACCTGATATTGTACTCTTAAGCGAAACGCACTGGAAGCCATCATTCAATGTTAAGTTCCGGGCCTACCACATCCTCAAGAAGGACCACCTCAACAGACAAGGGGGAGGAGTGGCGATCCTAATTCATAAGCACCTAAGTTTTTCTCCACTGCACCTAACCCCCTCCGACACCATAGAAGCCATTGGTGTCAGCATCATGTCCCCCACCATCTCCCTAACCGACTTTATCTCTGCCTACGTTCCTAAAGGGGACTGCGAAGTGGCAGATATTGAAGAGCTGTTCAACAGACCCAACCCGATGGTGATAGCGGGCGATTTCAATGGCCACCACCCCATGTGGGAAAGcgggacacacacaaacaaagcAGGCCGGTCTATGTACGAGGCTCTACTAAACAGCCAAACCTTGTACCTCATAACACCGTCGAACCTGGGGACTAGATTTGACCCATCAACCGGGAAACTATCTACCATCGATCTCACAATCACATCCCCGGATCTAGCCATAGCAGCCTCGATAAAAGTTGGCCCGTCTATGGGAAGCGACCACCTACCCCTAACTATCACCCTAAATAGCACGCCTGCGCGCAACTCAGGACAACCAGAACGATGGATcataaacaacaaaaagtggGCAGAGTGGAATAAATCCTTACAGGAATCACTGGAAGCGGACAACTTCATCTCGGTATCGGACCCGGCAGAGGCAGCAGAAAGATTTACCAAGGCGATGAATGTGTCCAACCTCCTCCACTTCAAGAAACCCAAGCCATTTACAGAGAAGCCTGGGGAACAAAGCCGGCCGTGGTGGGACGAAGAATGCAACAGACTGGTAAAAAATGCCCGTCAAGCTTTCAGAAGATGGCGCAAATCCCCCCTATCGACCAACCTACGTGCGGAATGGAGCAGAGCGGAAGCcattaagaaaaaatatatcatctcaacaaaaaagaaaacctggGAGACATTCCTGTCCAACCTTGGCCCCGAAGACCAACCAAGACTCTGGTCATTTGTCAAATGTATGACAGGCAAAGGTACTAACATCTCTGCAGACGGTACAGCCATAAATACGATCGGCGGAGTCATCAACTCTCCGAAAGAAAAAACCGAGGCTTTTCTGCTCCAATTTGGCGACGCTTATCCGGCGAACATCCCGACTAATACTGTATTTGAAGAATTCATAAACGCTAGCATATCCTCGCCTACCCCCAAAATCCTTAACGACCCCATTACCCCGGAAGAAATTGTCAGATGCCTCCCCAAGTCGAAGAGCAATGCTGTCGGAACAGACCTGGTCCACAAACTAATGATTAAGAACCTAACTGCCAAAAACCAAATATACCTTAAACACCTATTCAATACGCTCCTGAAATCAGCCTTCGTCCCTCCCCAATGGAAACAATCCATAGTAATCCCTCTTCTAAAACCTGGGAAACCGGCAGAAGACCCTACTTCGTATCGGCCGATCTCGATCACCTCCTGCCTATGCAAAGCAATGGAACGCCTCATCGCAAATCGCCTCCACTGGTTTCTCGAGACAAAAGGTTTGATGAACAAAGATCAAGCAGGTTTCAGAAGAGGATGCAGCACCTACGACCACATAATCCAACTCGAGTCCGACATCAAACGTAGCTTCAGCCAAAAGCAGTCAACGGTTGCAGCCTTCCTCGATATTTCGAAGGCGTATGACTCGGTGTGGACCCAGGGACTTTTATATAAAACGGCCAAACTAGGCATTACCGGCCCCGTGCTCGCCTGGCTTAAAGAGTTCCTGACGGATCGGAGCATGCGAGTCAGAGTTGGAGACCAACTGTCCCTCCCCAAATCAGTGGAAAATGGTGTACCGCAAGGAGCAGTTCTCAGCCCGCTATTGTTCAACATAATGTTAACAGATTTCCCCTCGAACCCGCTCCCGATAAAAACCCTCctatatgctgacgacatcaCTATATACACACCCAGCCCACGGCCTTCTGATGCGGAGGATATCCTTCAAGCCGCCCTAAACAGGATCTTCAGCTGGAGCAGGAAATGGAAGTTTGCCCCGGACAAATCGGCCATTGTGGCCTTCACTAGATCCTACAAGCCAGGCGCTGACCCATTGCTCTTCCTTAACGGCCACCGCATCCGCTCGCATCCGAACTTCAAGTTCCTAGGGGTATGGTTCGACCAGAAACTACTATGGAAGACCCATATTGAACACGTTCATAAACAGTGCCTTAACCTCAAAAGGTTGTTCACCGTTGTGGCCAATGCAAGATATGGGCCACCAGTGGACACGCTAACCCTTCTATACAAAAGCCTGGTCCGCAGCAAATCTGACTATGGCCTCATAGCGTATGGTAACGCAAGTAAGTCTAATCTAGAAAAAATCAACGTGGTCAGCAGGGCGATCATCAGAACCATACTAGGCTCAAAACTGTCCACCCCGAAGGAAGTGCTCTACGCGGAATCTGGCACCGAATCACTGGCCGAGAGGAGGGACTGGCTGTCCAGCAAATATGTTCTGAACCTCGGGCACAAGCCCCATAACCCTATGTATACAGCAGCAAAAATCGAGTACCATTACACCGGGATCTACCCCTAG
- the LOC123470448 gene encoding putative vacuolar protein sorting-associated protein TDA6, with translation MQVDPDYDDSPYEKDARYEPQYPPTVELMGTHPVVYSANGSHGLWGSPDVHTYVPGLPLQDFTDEGIAWTTWDNLILIPWLPSNISYEGNLNWLSFLGDWGNSAEGCEYEIVTGECELGSGPSGPRSKVDFPEPQPKTSMDN, from the exons ATGCAGGTTGACCCGGATTATGACGACAGTCCTTACGAAAAGGATGCGAGATATGAACCGCAATATCCGCCTACCGTTGAGCTAATGGGAACTCATCCGGTGGTGTACAGTGCAAATGGCTCGCATGGTCTTTGGGGATCACCAG ACGTGCATACCTACGTCCCGGGTTTACCTCTCCAGGACTTCACCGATGAAG GAATCGCTTGGACAACATGGGATAACCTTATTCTCATTCCGTGGTTGCCGAGCAACATTAG CTACGAAGGAAATTTGAACTGGTTAAGTTTTCTTGGGGACTGGGGTAACAGCGCTGAAGGATGTGAATACGAAATTGTTACGG GTGAGTGTGAACTCGGTTCGGGGCCCAGTGGTCCAAGAAGCAAAGTTGATTTCCCAGAACCACAACCTAAGACATCTATGGACAACTGA
- the LOC123470447 gene encoding putative vacuolar protein sorting-associated protein TDA6 produces MHQQTEHVRKWRLYVFVAICGLMSTPAIAITPEVEELIRSWSPLVWLHSEEKFLPSSVEFFLPEVTVQDNQSVIIQDYVTPEKIIGGEASLTLHMQTREPLDCPSCYNLGMFFGQAIENGGVPTYTIYREYDDVFKTLDVSYFAFYPYNRGKDACVGVPINGSCAGAEKNLGNHVGDWEHNALRFRNGQPYMIHLNVHSFGAYYEWNETTKKFHFFVGEEVWSAVRDAA; encoded by the exons ATGCATCAACAAACGGAACATGTGCGGAAATGGAGACTTTATGTATTTGTCGCCATTTGTGGATTGATGTCAACCCCTGCCATAGCAATTACACCCGAAG TCGAAGAACTTATTCGATCCTGGTCCCCTTTGGTTTGGCTACACAGCGAAGAAAAATTTCTACCGAGTTCagtcgaattttttttaccggaAGTCACCGTCCAAGATAACCAAAGTGTAATTATCCAGGACTATGTAACCCCCGAAAAAATTATAGGCGGTGAAGCGAGTTTAACGTTACACATGCAAACGCGAGAACCTTTAG ATTGCCCCTCTTGTTACAACCTGGGCATGTTTTTCGGTCAGGCGATTGAGAATGGTGGAGTACCAACCTACACAATATACCGTGAATACGACGATGTATTTAAAACGCTTGACGTTTCTTATTTTGCCTTTTACCCGTATAATCGTGGGAAGGATGCATGTGTCG GCGTTCCAATTAATGGGAGCTGTGCTGGAGCAGAAAAAAATCTTGGAAATCATGTAGGAGACTGGGAACACAATGCTTTGCGTTTTAGA AATGGACAGCCATATATGATTCACCTTAACGTTCACAGCTTTGGCGCTTATTATGAATGGAATGAgactacaaaaaaatttcatttctttgttgGAGAAGAAGTTTGGTCTGCGGTACGAGATGCTGCTTAA
- the LOC123470791 gene encoding uncharacterized protein LOC123470791, which translates to MTEPTPNMENKPVTTEATIDAGALGITNNPTTIAILPESSDSGNVSEDEIRVFTKIANKIIQKKLETIEEKIDKVVEKINGEEQRYSKKLTNVAFFAQRNSSFDQKNTIQPYLINRLNDGKAFNQASGIFTVPINGNYHFYFTALKASAEISGTSIITVRLWANRNQKEKTAQMLAEGHVNSNDMHGWFPVILQATVKLQENDTVEVELLVGSIHESENLEHLITSFGGFLVSPEIV; encoded by the exons GGGCTTTAGGAATAACCAATAATCCAACAACTATTGCAATTCTTCCAGAAAGCTCAG ATAGCGGAAATGTATCAGAAGATGAAATCAGAGTTTTTACCAAAATAGCCAACAAG ATAATACAGAAAAAACTGGAAACAATCGAGGAAAAGATAGATAAAGTGGTAGAAAAGATTAATGGCGAAGAGCAGCGTTACTCTAAAAAACTG ACAAACGTTGCTTTTTTCGCTCAAAGGAACAGTAGCTTTGATCAAAAGAATACTATACAGCCGTACCTCATAAATCGATTAAATGATGGAAAGGCGTTTAACCAAGCATCAGGAATATTCACAGTGCCAATTAACGGAAACTACCATTTCTACTTTACCG CATTGAAGGCCAGTGCGGAGATTTCGGGCACAAGCATTATCACTGTTCGGCTCTGGGCTAACagaaatcagaaagaaaaaactgcaCAAATGTTGGCCGAAGGTCATGTCAACTCCAACGACATGCATGGGTGGTTCCCTGTGATTCTACAGGCTACAGTTAAGCTGCAAGAAAATGACACTGTTGAGGTTGAATTACTTGTCGGATCCATTCATGAAAGTGAAAATCTAGAACACCTTATAACTAGTTTTGGTGGCTTTCTTGTAAGCCCTGAAATTGTTTAA